From the Primulina tabacum isolate GXHZ01 chromosome 3, ASM2559414v2, whole genome shotgun sequence genome, one window contains:
- the LOC142541075 gene encoding replication factor A protein 1-like: MQGIIYDQDVEQLDKLLQLYKTYYIENTKIKEITSNAPVFAAAKHQMLLSRSTYIRLANEEEQLPIDHAYRLTSFAQCPELADVPTKQINLLCSVVHVFPPRFVEKTKRNLQEFVIVNEERRPLILTLWEEFLQIKAPFLTQNVHTLLVILGMRLSVNTFYGLSIGTVPNSTILFDPPIQQAELLKRWMQNNKEYIETVVSQKLYDKANQEIDLLFNSQIRKISQILSLNEVVKSFWIKAKIRIKASEGPVYFLACPGCFKSCGAAYKYEFTCFYCNHDFPSPKPLLRFQAELFDGTGNLTAYVEHKEASMLLRMSGEDIIEAEEQDTPFDPENFNHISRDLQFLFQLRTSWSKARGKTFVRNTVIACLPAADSSSASHSCEGKESSLKVQALMQGDMAAAESQESSSAMQGEHFETDFRTQEPSTPGKRRLEHEEELHEIKKHVKKD; this comes from the exons ATGCAGGGCATAATTTATGATCAAGATGTTGAGCAATTAGACAAattacttcagttatacaagacatattatattgagaataccaaaattaaagaaataacTAGCAACGCACCAGTCTTTGCAGCTGCAAAACACCAAATGTTGCTTAGTAGAAGTACTTATATTAGGCTTGCAAATGAGGAAGAACAGCTACCTATTGATCATGCTTACCGACTGACATCTTTTGCCCAATGCCCTGAATTAGCAGATGTGCCCACTAAACAGATCA ATTTATTATGTAGCGTGGTACATGTTTTTCCACCACGATTTGTTGAAAAAACAAAAAGGAATTTACAGGAATTTGTTATCGTCAACGAAGA ACGCAGGCCGTTAATTCTTACCTTATGGGAAGAATTTCTCCAAATCAAGGCACCTTTTTTGACTCAAAATGTGCATACTCTTCTTGTGATTTTAGGGATGCGGCTTTCTGTCAACACATTTTACG GCTTATCAATTGGAACAGTCCCAAACAGCACCATTTTGTTTGACCCTCCAATACAACAGGCTGAACTCCTAAAACGATG GATGCAAAACAATAAAGAGTATATAGAAACAGTTGTCTCTCAAAAGCTGTATGACAAAGCAAACCAGGAAATAGATCTGCTGTTTAACTCTCAAATTCGAAAAATCAGCCAGATTCTGAGCCTGAACGAAGTA GTTAAATCATTTTGGATAAAggctaaaataagaataaaagcTTCGGAAGGACCTGTATATTTTTTAGCTTGCCCAGGTTGCTTTAAGTCTTGTGGCGCTGCATATAAATATGAGTTTACATGTTTTTATTGCAACCACGATTTTCCAAGCCCAAAACCACT gttACGGTTCCAAGCAGAACTCTTTGATGGCACTGGGAATTTGACTGCTTACGTTGAGCACAAAGAAGCAAGCATGCTTTTACGTATGTCAGGAGAAGACATAATTGAGGCAGAAGAACAA GACACACCATTTGATCCTGAGAACTTTAACCATATATCAAGAGATTTACAGTTCCTTTTCCAACTAAGAACATCGTGGAGCAAAGCAAGAGGCAAAACTTTTGTTCGAAACACAGTCATAGCATGTCTACCAGCAGCTGATTCGTCCTCAGCATCGCACAGTTGTGAAGGCAAAGAATCTTCTTTAAAAGTTCAAGCTTTGATGCAAGGTGATATGGCTGCAGCTGAATCCCAAGAAAGCAGTTCTGCAATGCAGGGAGAACATTTTGAAACAGACTTTAGAACTCAAGAACCCAGCACACCAGGTAAAAGAAGATTGGAACATGAAGAAGAATTACATGAAATCaaaaaacatgtaaaaaaaGACTAA
- the LOC142541074 gene encoding uncharacterized protein LOC142541074 encodes MKTRLNTPGPNFLQFPFSDGTRRQNHSPTPRASSSPPENIEIRVCTNRTCRKQGSLDVLQVLSGIAPPSVAVNSCGCLGKCGLGPNIVILPEGVLVGHCGTPKKAANTMSYVCGICDDEVENGAIKCLEALALRKRAEAEMERGDFSQANTLLSQAIDFKPFGGAHTLYKNRSAARLAMGDLSGALEDAKKASTLAPHYPQAYICEGNVFMAMDRFDAAEESYSIALELDPSIRRSKSFKAKIAILQEKLTPANSG; translated from the exons ATGAAGACAAGGCTCAACACCCCGGGCCCGAATTTCCTCCAGTTTCCATTTTCCGATGGGACACGAAGACAAAATCACAGCCCGACGCCAAGAGCATCGTCTTCGCCTCCTGAAAATATCGAAATAAGGGTGTGTACGAATCGGACGTGCCGAAAGCAAGGCTCGTTGGATGTGTTGCAGGTGCTTTCAGGGATTGCCCCTCCGTCTGTTGCGGTGAACTCTTGCGGCTGCCTGGGTAAGTGCGGGCTGGGCCCGAATATCGTCATTTTGCCGGAGGGTGTTCTTGTTGGGCACTGCGGGACCCCCAAGAAGGCAGCGAATACGATGTCGTATGTTTGCGGGATTTGTGATGATGAGGTGGAGAATGGCGCGATCAAGTGTTTAGAAGCTCTGGCGTTGAGGAAGAGAGCCGAGGCTGAGATGGAACGGGGCGATTTCTCACAGGCTAATACTTTACTCAGCCAG GCTATAGATTTTAAACCATTTGGTGGTGCCCataccctttacaagaacag GTCTGCAGCAAGGCTGGCAATGGGTGACTTATCCGGAGCACTTGAGGATGCTAAAAAGGCTTCGACACTTGCACCCCACTACCCTCAG GCATATATTTGCGAAGGTAATGTTTTCATGGCCATGGATAGATTTGACGCTGCTGAGGAGTCCTATTCAATTGCTTTAGAGTTGGACCCATCTATTCGTCGTTCCAAATCATTCAAG GCTAAAATTGCAATACTTCAAGAGAAACTTACTCCTGCAAATTCTGGATGA
- the LOC142539131 gene encoding uncharacterized protein LOC142539131: MPPKKKSKRNALSSSHGYDKHKFWNSEAQRIYESTLARPIIQERGIDMSSPDYSLVKEIMKRGWVELAKSPADAIISIVREFYANLRVKHEDHQVLVRGKIIVFDLSTINMVYDLPILEADEYTEYIAGDIDYTIILKDLCINGAEWRTNQGIPVTLKKSEMLRDPNTWASFILARILPSTHQTEITKDKAALVHAITTGQSIDLGKIIHGSILRTSTGLITTGLPCPHIITELCQHASVTWGPEEQVLKAKAPIIVYRFRRFYGQAESIRRDERAAYNQRAKDRQEPRLPALSRVPLGDRITKIEQAIKAQREELAEHKQVTTTFMAYMVNFTSVLAQHFPPTTSTDAPFPPPPPWTPQHQLLYTSPHQSIDEAIHDADNDDLNNSC, translated from the coding sequence ATGCCTCCAAAAAAGAAATCCAAAAGGAATGCTTTATCCTCATCTCATGGGTATGATAAACACAAATTCTGGAATTCGGAAGCTCAAAGAATTTATGAAAGCACACTAGCTCGACCTATTATTCAAGAAAGAGGGATAGACATGTCAAGCCCTGACTATAGTTTAGTGAAAGAGATTATGAAACGAGGGTGGGTAGAATTGGCCAAATCACCAGCAGACGCTATCATTTCAATCGTTCGGGAGTTTTATGCAAATTTACGTGTGAAACACGAAGATCATCAAGTTTTAGTTCGGGGCAAGATAATAGTATTTGATTTGAGTACCATAAACATGGTTTACGATCTACCAATCCTCGAAGCTGATGAATATACTGAATACATAGCTGGAGATATAGATTATACTATAATCCTCAAAGACTTATGTATAAATGGAGCAGAATGGCGAACAAATCAAGGAATCCCAGTCACattaaaaaaatctgaaatgctTAGAGACCCGAATACCTGGGCGTCATTCATTCTGGCAAGAATACTTCCTTCAACGCACCAAACAGAAATTACAAAAGACAAAGCCGCTTTGGTACATGCTATCACAACAGGGCAATCAATTGATTTAGGCAAAATCATTCATGGTTCAATACTTCGAACGAGCACAGGCCTAATCACTACTGGCCTCCCTTGCCCGCATATTATCACTGAACTATGCCAACATGCCAGTGTAACATGGGGTCCAGAAGAACAAGTTTTAAAAGCTAAAGCACCTATCATTGTATATCGTTTTAGACGGTTCTATGGCCAAGCAGAAAGCATAAGGCGCGACGAAAGAGCGGCATACAATCAACGTGCTAAAGATCGCCAAGAGCCACGCCTACCAGCATTGAGCAGAGTACCTCTAGGAGACCGGATAACAAAAATAGAACAAGCTATTAAAGCACAACGGGAAGAGCTAGCAGAGCACAAACAAGTAACAACCACATTCATGGCTTATATGGTTAACTTTACCTCGGTTCTTGCACAACACTTTCCACCAACTACTTCAACAGATGCACCATTTCCTCCACCACCACCCTGGACACCCCAACATCAACTGTTGTACACTTCACCACATCAATCCATAGATGAAGCTATCCATGACGCTGACAATGACGACTTAAATAACAGCTGTTGA